The Toxorhynchites rutilus septentrionalis strain SRP chromosome 3, ASM2978413v1, whole genome shotgun sequence genome includes a region encoding these proteins:
- the LOC129778839 gene encoding protein tramtrack, beta isoform, producing MDTHSHGGEANSGAGSPQQFCLRWHNHQASLLSSLPLLLDQSHLTDVTLIAEGRNIKAHRVVLSACSTFFSELFRTLDGPLYPVVVLPGASFPAVVALLTFMYSGEVNVYEEQISTLLSLAETLGIKGLADFSGNSQKSTTPMTEGSSRESEIPSPFQGIKMESPGESYFPRPFNFHSPLLPQALNLATHSNNNNNTSSSANKSTELFSRFLPQKCDMLPNEALWKMDEQSDAINRGNKNANSNGPSCGSEYRQTVNANNKSNNSITSQPIDKQITAKNDTQIATGGNPKFNLDSNHFHHAQHHDSAPSTPSSNPDEQRTVSSLNTCSAKKFISQENKRKKIDKIAENLRTQTTATAAAAAAAAASFNKHLLQSLKFPPSSQSLSPLHLFSKPPTVTPITNQQPSFLAHHFLTNESASKTPENLILESAHPSPGTGALNHTASSSVASSSCSTSTTITPSMAMDIVSASTLSANSMLKAAAHHLSPSATGTQQKPPTKLYATCFICNKQLSNQYNLRVHLETHQNVRYACTVCSHVSRSKDALRKHVSYRHPGTPSPCDPDTKRKRSKANLGQMIKQEMLTEQNPMSHMIKQEIIGDHPASLSNQQHHNTNQLLANLTSQGNSIVSIPNFLQQAASMQSAFSSKSLLFNSATIPTSLTAPLPPSQIASVCSLNSQPKDLSNPDLSLENTNGSPLPGDATKVSNGPSDSIDDGRAEESKVIDNTP from the exons ATGGACACGCATTCACACGGTGGGGAAGCCAATAGCGGAGCTGGCAGCCCACAACAATTTTGCCTCCGATGGCATAATCACCAG GCAAGTCTTTTAAGCTCTTTGCCACTTTTGCTGGACCAATCTCATCTAACGGATGTGACATTAATAGCAGAGGGCCGCAACATTAAAGCTCACCGAGTAGTGCTAAGCGCATGCAGCACTTTCTTTTCTGAGCTATTTCGAACACTCGATGGACCCCTGTATCCGGTAGTTGTATTACCGGGTGCTTCGTTCCCTGCAGTAGTTGCATTGCTCACCTTTATGTATTCTGGTGAGGTCAATGTGTACGAGGAGCAAATATCCACCCTACTCTCGCTGGCCGAGACACTAGGCATCAAAGGATTAGCTGATTTCAGTGGA AATTCACAAAAATCCACCACCCCCATGACTGAAGGTTCTTCGCGGGAATCGGAGATACCATCGCCCTTCCAAGGAATCAAAATGGAGTCCCCGGGAGAGTCGTACTTTCCCCGTCCGTTCAATTTTCACTCGCCGCTTCTTCCGCAGGCGTTGAATCTTGCAACCCAcagcaacaataataataataccaGCTCGAGCGCAAATAAGTCCACAGAACTATTCTCTCGATTTCTTCCGCAGAAGTGTGATATGTTGCCAAACGAAGCACTATGGAAAATGGATGAACAAAGTGATGCTATAAATAGAGGCAACAAAAATGCCAACAGCAATGGTCCCAGTTGCGGTTCAGAGTATCGACAGACAGTCAATGCTAATAATAAGAGTAACAATAGCATCACCAGTCAGCCCATTGACAAGCAAATCACGGCAAAAAACGACACCCAAATCGCCACTGGTGGTAATCCTAAATTTAATCTGGATAGTAATCATTTCCACCACGCGCAGCATCACGATTCTGCACCGTCCACACCGTCGAGCAATCCAGACGAGCAACGAACAGTGTCGTCCCTAAACACTTGTTCTGCCAAGAAATTCATTAGTCAAGAgaataaacgaaagaaaattgaCAAGATAGCAGAGAACCTGCGAACACAAACAACCGCTACGGCAGCTGCAGCCGCTGCAGCAGCGGCATCATTCAACAAGCACTTGTTGCAATCTTTGAAATTCCCACCGAGCTCTCAGTCGCTGTCTCCCCTGCACCTCTTCAGTAAGCCCCCCACAGTCACACCAATCACCAACCAGCAGCCGTCCTTTCTTGCCCATCATTTCCTAACAAACGAGTCTGCCTCGAAAACGCCAGAAAATCTGATCCTAGAATCTGCTCATCCCAGTCCTGGCACAGGAGCACTGAATCACACTGCTTCGTCTTCTGTGGCATCGTCCTCTTGCTCAACTTCCACCACAATCACCCCCTCGATGGCAATGGACATCGTTAGTGCATCGACGCTAAGTGCCAACAGCATGCTGAAAGCCGCAGCCCATCATCTCAGTCCGAGTGCAACGGGAACCCAGCAAAAACCACCCACCAAACTTTACGCTACCTGCTTCATTTGCAACAAACAACTCAGCAACCAGTACAACCTGCGGGTGCACCTGGAAACGCATCAGAACGTGAG ATATGCATGTACTGTTTGTTCCCACGTGTCCCGCAGTAAAGATGCACTCAGGAAACACGTCTCCTATCGACATCCCGGCACTCCAAGCCCCTGTGATCCGGACACCAAACGGAAGCGCTCCAAAGCGAATCTTGGCCAAATGATTAAACAAGAAATGCTAACAGAACAAAATCCGATGAGTCATATGATAAAACAGGAGATTATTGGTGATCATCCAGCATCACTCAGCAATCAGCAGCATCACAACACCAATCAGTTACTGGCTAATTTGACTTCCCAGGGAAACTCAATAGTTTCGATCCCCAACTTCCTTCAGCAGGCAGCCTCTATGCAATCGgctttttcatcgaaatcattGCTGTTTAACTCGGCAACAATACCTACATCGTTGACAGCACCTCTGCCACCGTCCCAAATAGCTAGCGTGTGCTCGTTAAACTCTCAGCCGAAAGATTTAAGTAACCCAGATTTGTCACTGGAGAACACCAACGGATCACCGCTGCCAGGTGATGCTACCAAAGTTAGCAATGGGCCCTCGGACAGCATAGACGATGGTCGTGCAGAAGAGTCGAAAGTAATTGACAACACACCATGA
- the LOC129775750 gene encoding probable DNA mismatch repair protein Msh6 has translation MSKQSKDKLNSSVTLFNYFSRSPATPKLKPSSSNPGTPVAANDSKTGNGTPKSIKKETTTPRSNAKVSERKEDDDREEEIAPMKKRRRIVIDESSDDSETENKAKNDKTPPKLSSFERLDKNRTDSPMQKRIKLEEDNCAKAVPEPKQLAEDEEDPATSTLDEPTIWAHQKLDFLKPGKIKDIQGNKPGSEKYDARTLYVPESFLNTVTPAMRQWWELKCRHMDCVLFFKVGKFYELYHMDATVGVTELGFSYMKGEFAHSGFPEKAYERMATVLVEKGYKVARVEQTETPEMMQERCRKTKSNSKYDKVTKREICQVTQLGTEVFGQQVRLTLNHQPKFMLAITERGKAGVCDRYGVCFIDTSLGVFHVGEFDDDNQASRLLTLLSHYTPCLVLHERSLSSPGIQQVFKTVLAGTRKEALTNESQFWKAEKTLKYLAEHFYGSPSEDKTSKWPAVIRCMMDANDHLGLTPDDRFQLALKALGGCVWYLKRCLLDQQIISLASFELYVPPDDTTTRRGIEIANTNRFMVLDAITLNNLRVVEGEQSLVSKMDHCCTMFGKRLLHHWICSPSCEREVIVERQDAVTELLYGISLLQDVRQVLGELPDLERMLAQIHTFGNAERSKNHPDGRAILYEEHIYGKKKIQDFINTLRGFRALTKLPELCKGVTCKLLIRLTQTANDGGSFPDMNAKIRFFEESFDHEAALEKGIIAPGPGLDEEYDAVQQEIREIEEELEKYKRAQEKYFGCKISYFGTDKKRFQLEIPEDAAKKAKSSYSLEGQKKGKNGVKRYHTEETRDFLKRMMQAEDKRKVVLKGLSRRIFEKFSGDYELWKTCIDLTGMVDVLTSFAEYARSGGDMCVPVILDDSEGQIFELEEGTHPCVSDRDNYIPNGVKLGTENSRMILLTGPNMGGKSTLMRQVGILAAMAQIGSLIPAQSCRMTLIDRIFTRLGANDDIMAGHSTFLVELNETSTILRHATERSLVLLDELGRGTATYDGTAIAGAVVDFLATMKCRSMFSTHYHNLVDNFAGDGRISLGHMACMVENDDDDDPTQETVTFLYKYADGACPKSYGFNAAKLAGMPASIIKRAHELSKSVEVEALKRKIFTKSLQRADDNEVKDLLRKIKACRF, from the exons ATGTCCAAGCAAAGCAAAGACAAACTGAACAGTTCCGTGACACTGTTCAACTATTTTTCCCGATCACCAGCAACACCCAAACTCAAGCCGTCGTCGTCAAATCCAGGAACACCGGTCGCCGCCAACGATAGTAAAACAGGGAACGGAACTCCTAAGTCCATCAAAAAAGAGACAACTACCCCTCGCTCGAATGCCAAGGTGAGCGAACGGAAGGAAGACGATGACCGCGAAGAGGAAATTGCACCGATGAAAAAGCGTCGCCGAATTGTAATAGATGAATCCTCTGACGACTCGGAAACAGAAAACAAGGCTAAGAATGATAAAACACCACCAAAACTTTCTTCCTTCGAGCGGCTGGACAAAAACAGGACAGATTCACCCATGCAGAAGAGGATTAAATTGGAGGAAGATAACTGTGCTAAGGCTGTGCCTGAGCCCAAACAACTAGCTGAAGACGAGGAAGATCCAGCCACTTCAACGTTGGATGAGCCTACAATTTGGGCTCACCAGAAGCTGGATTTTTTGAAACCGGGAAAGATCAAGGATATCCAAGGGAACAAACCAGGAAGTGAGAAATATGATGCCAGAACACTCTACGTCCCTGAGTCGTTTCTGAACACCGTAACCCCG GCTATGCGTCAATGGTGGGAGCTCAAATGTAGACACATGGATTGCGTGCTGTTCTTCAAAGTCGGCAAATTCTACGAGCTCTACCATATGGATGCCACCGTTGGAGTAACAGAGCTAGGATTTTCGTACATGAAGGGTGAATTTGCACATTCCGGATTCCCTGAGAAGGCGTACGAGCGGATGGCCACTGTTTTAGTTGAGAAAGGATACAAAGTGGCTCGGGTGGAACAAACTGAAACGCCGGAGATGATGCAGGAGAGATGCCGAAAGACTAAATCCAACAGTAAATACGATAAAGTGACGAAACGGGAGATTTGTCAAGTGACCCAGCTAGGAACGGAAGTGTTCGGGCAGCAAGTGCGTTTAACGCTTAACCATCAACCAAAATTCATGCTAGCTATAACGGAACGTGGTAAAGCCGGAGTGTGCGATCGCTATGGTGTTTGTTTCATCGATACGTCGCTTGGAGTTTTCCACGTTGGAGAATTCGATGATGACAACCAGGCATCGCGCCTTCTAACGCTTCTGTCTCATTACACTCCGTGTCTGGTTTTGCATGAACGAAGCTTGTCTTCGCCTGGAATTCAACAAGTGTTTAAAACGGTTCTTGCCGGAACTCGTAAGGAGGCTCTGACGAATGAGTCCCAATTTTGGAAGGccgaaaaaactttgaagtactTAGCGGAACATTTTTATGGTAGTCCCAGCGAAGACAAAACATCGAAATGGCCAGCAGTGATTCGTTGTATGATGGATGCAAATGACCATCTAGGACTGACTCCTGATGATCGCTTTCAACTTGCCCTGAAAGCTTTGGGCGGATGTGTTTGGTACCTGAAGCGATGTTTGTTGGATCAGCAAATTATTTCGTTGGCCAGTTTCGAGCTTTATGTTCCTCCAGACGACACAACGACAAGAAGGGGTATCGAAATTGCAAACACCAATCGATTTATGGTTCTGGACGCCATTACCCTGAACAATCTCAGAGTCGTGGAAGGCGAACAATCACTGGTATCGAAAATGGACCATTGTTGCACCATGTTCGGTAAACGACTGCTGCATCATTGGATCTGTTCGCCAAGCTGTGAACGTGAAGTCATCGTCGAACGACAGGACGCTGTGACGGAACTGTTGTACGGTATAAGTCTTCTGCAAGATGTGCGACAAGTTTTAGGCGAATTGCCAGATCTGGAGAGAATGTTGGCCCAGATTCATACTTTTGGTAATGCCGAGCGCAGCAAAAATCACCCCGATGGAAGAGCTATATTGTATGAGGAACACATTTACGGCAAGAAAAAAATTCAGGATTTCATAAACACTCTACGAGGATTCAGAGCGTTAACCAAGCTACCGGAACTGTGTAAAGGTGTTACATGCAAATTGTTGATTAGATTGACGCAGACCGCAAACGACGGTGGGTCGTTTCCTGATATGAACGCCAAAATTCGGTTTTTCGAAGAATCATTCGACCATGAGGCGGCTCTAGAAAAAGGAATAATTGCTCCCGGACCCGGCCTCGACGAGGAATACGATGCTGTTCAACAGGAGATTCGTGAAATCGAAGAAGAATTGGAAAAATATAAGCGAGCCCAGGAAAAGTATTTCGGTTGCAAGATTAGTTATTTTGGAACGGACAAAAAACGCTTCCAGCTTGAGATCCCAGAGGATGCAGCAAAGAAGGCAAAAAGTAGCTATAGTCTGGAAGGTCAGAAAAAGGGTAAAAATGGTGTCAAGCGATACCATACAGAGGAAACGCGCGATTTCCTCAAACGGATGATGCAAGCTGAGGATAAGAGGAAGGTAGTTTTGAAGGGTCTGTCTCGAAGAATTTTCGAGAAGTTTTCTGGTGATTATGAGCTCTGGAAGACGTGCATAGATTTGACTGGAATGGTAGATGTTTTGACATCTTTCGCGGAATACGCACGCAGTGGGGGTGATATGTGCGTGCCAGTTATTCTAGATGACTCGGAAGGGCAGATTTTCGAGCTTGAGGAAGGAACTCATCCTTGTGTCAGCGATCGCGACAACTACATCCCCAATGGCGTTAAGCTTGGCACGGAAAACTCGCGTATGATCTTGTTGACTGGACCCAACATGGGTGGAAAGAGTACACTCATGCGACAGGTTGGAATTTTGGCAGCCATGGCACAGATTGGATCACTAATTCCGGCCCAAAGCTGCCGGATGACGCTCATAGATCGCATTTTCACCCGTCTTGGAGCAAACGATGACATTATGGCAGGTCACAGTACCTTCTTGGTAGAGTTGAACGAAACCTCCACGATCTTGAGACATGCAACCGAACGCAGTCTGGTGTTGTTGGACGAATTGGGTAGAGGCACAGCTACATACGATGGAACCGCAATCGCTGGAGCGGTTGTTGACTTTCTAGCCACTATGAAATGTCGCTCGATGTTTTCCACTCATTACCATAATTTGGTTGACAATTTCGCCGGGGATGGTCGTATCAGTTTGGGACACATG GCTTGCATGGTCGAGaacgacgatgacgacgatcCAACGCAGGAAACGGTCACATTCCTTTACAAGTATGCGGACGGTGCCTGTCCCAAATCGTACGGGTTCAATGCTGCCAAATTGGCAGGAATGCCGGCAAGTATAATCAAACGGGCTCACGAG CTCTCTAAATCCGTTGAAGTCGAAGCACTAAAGCGGAAGATCTTCACCAAATCACTTCAACGAGCCGATGACAACGAGGTGAAGGATTTGTTGAGAAAGATTAAAGCGTGTAGATTTTAA